A genomic segment from Oncorhynchus clarkii lewisi isolate Uvic-CL-2024 chromosome 12, UVic_Ocla_1.0, whole genome shotgun sequence encodes:
- the LOC139421088 gene encoding pyruvate dehydrogenase (acetyl-transferring) kinase isozyme 2, mitochondrial-like: MKFVRFLMKNAALANVPKHIDHFSKFSPSPLSMKQFLDFGSTNACEKTSFAFLRQELPVRLSNIMKELNLLPDRLLTTPSVQLVQRWYIQSLMEILDFLDKSPDDHSVLQSFVESLETIRNRHNDVVPTMAQGVIEYKDTFGQDPVTSQNIQYFLDRFYMSRISIRMLINQHTLVFDGNTNPAHPNTIGCIDSLCDVTEVIRDAFESAKMLCEQYYLGAPELELRVMNSNNVRDPIQITYIPSHLYHMLFELFKNAMRATIETHEVSHNLPPIRVMVALGGEDLSIKVMDRGGGVPLRKIETLFSYMYSTAPRPDFGDNHRAPLAGFGYGLPISRLYARYFQGDLQLYSMEGHGTDAVIHMKALSTDSVERLPVFNKTALKHYKVNLEADDWCVPSKEPLDLAIYRVAK; encoded by the exons ATGAAGTTTGTCAGATTCCTGATGAAGAACGCTGCTTTGGCAAACGTGCCAAAGCATATAGACCATTTCTCCAAATTCTCACCATCACCTTTGTCTATGAAGCAATTCTTGGATTTCG GTTCTACAAATGCCTGCGAGAAGACATCCTTTGCCTTCCTCAGACAAGAACTCCCCGTCCGGTTGTCCAACATCATGAAAGAGCTCAACCTCTTACCGGACCGGTTGTTGACCACACCATCCGTGCAGCTGGTGCAACGCTG GTACATCCAAAGCCTTATggagatcctggacttccttgaCAAGAGCCCAGACGACCACAGTGTCTTGCAATC atttGTTGAGTCCCTGGAGACCATTAGGAACAGGCACAATGATGTGGTGCCCACTATGGCGCAGGGCGTCATTGAGTACAAAGACACCTTTGGCCAGGACCCGGTGACTAGCCAGAACATCCAGTACTTCCTGGACCGATTCTACATGAGCCGTATCTCCATCCGCATGCTCATCAACCAGCACA CGCTTGTTTTCGACGGGAACACCAACCCAGCCCACCCTAACACCATCGGGTGCATTGACTCCCTGTGTGATGTCACTGAAGTGATTCGAG ATGCGTTTGAGAGTGCCAAGATGCTCTGTGAGCAGTACTACCTCGGGGCCCCTGAGCTGGAGCTAAGGGTGATGAACT CCAACAATGTCAGAGATCCAATCCAGATCACTTATATCCCCTCCCATCTCTACCACATGCTGTTTGAGCTCTTCAAG AATGCCATGAGAGCTACAATTGAGACCCATGAAGTCAGCCACAACCTCCCACCCATCAGAGTCATGGTGGCCCTTGGCGGAGAGGACCTGTCAATCAAG gtGATGGATAGGGGTGGTGGTGTCCCCTTAAGAAAGATTGAGACACTCTTCAGCTACATGTACTCCACAGCTCCCAGACCCGACTTCGGTGACAATCACCGGGCCCCACTG GCTGGTTTTGGCTATGGGCTTCCCATTTCGCGCCTCTACGCGCGTTACTTCCAGGGAGACCTGCAGTTATACTCGATGGAGGGTCATGGCACTGACGCTGTCATTCACATGAAG gCATTGTCCACAGATTCAGTGGAGAGGCTTCCTGTGTTCAACAAGACAGCTCTGAAACACTACAAAGTTAACCTGGAGGCAGATGACTGGTGTGTTCCCAGTAAGGAACCTCTGGACCTGGCCATATACAGAGTAGCCAAGTGA